The genomic interval TTGATTTGACCATTACACATTACTTTCTTGGGTCAAATTATCACACTAGGTCCCATAACTAGTAAAATAACTTGAACAAtttgtaaaaactaaaaataaaatgaaaaacaaataacatactttACCCATTAACATGTATCATATGTCAATATATACAcgcctatatatacatatatatataatagataaaCAATTCAAGTTGAAATAACATCTagtatgtataaaatatactatatactcacaaaataaacttaaaacaacaaaggacaaTTATCAGATATTAAGATTTTGCTGTAATATGGACATTCTCAATTGATATCAATCAATCAATGTGGTATAAAAACAGTAATTTCTTCATTCTGCTTCAGCCTGAATGTCTGTCCAGTCATGAATTATCTGTGAGGCTTATTTCCCTGAAGTAACAATAGAAATTGAAAACATGGtggtgctttatttttaattagctggAAATGAATGTTAAGTTGAACTTGAGCTTTTAGTGAAGCCATGAAGCCTTCAGAGCATAGAATTTCCTCTTCTGCCTAAATTCAGTCATCAATACCagtcaagaaaatatatttaagccCAGCAAAAGTGAGATTGTATGCAACACACATttagaaggaaataaatgaaagatcttgttcttcttttctcACGTAGATGTGCCAGAACAGTGATATACCAGCTAAATACATTTCTAAAGCAAATAATCCACTCCCAGCAATGCAACTGACCCCATTAGGTTCTTAGATTCCTATTTAgtgttcatatatgtatatttaaagaaacaaagtaaatgcaaaaagtgagacacaaATCCCATCTTGTCCCTGTTTGttcaaaaagaaatcaggaaatgatGGAAAAGAACTTTAGTTAAGGCCTCAATCTACACTGTAtatgaaaattaaacttttttttactaatgttaaaaataatgtataaaatcatTAACACTGAAAATTATCTGATTATCGGGGGTaagtatatgtaatatttttgaaacaatAGATAAATTTACATACAAATGTAATCTGACTCCATGTGAAAAGTTGattaaaatattagaagaaaatagagaCAATACTATTTATATCAATGATGACTGAAGAAGGTTTGAAGTTGTATTCTAAGACTGACCTATATCTACACCTCTATTCAAGCATGATTGCTTGAAGGCTGTGTGACTATAATTTCAGTTTGTTCCACATGCATCAGAATTTGTATTTGGATGGAGTTGGATGATTACAATTCTAGAGTGGCACTGGCTTTTGTCTTTACCAAATTACATCAGTGAGctctttatatttcatttacagCATTTAAAGTGGTAATAAAGTCAATCTATGGTATATATTATGTGTTCTTGATAGATCAGCTTTCactattatataattaataatttataatattaattaacaaatatcatattaatttaaatatttttattaacaatatattattaaataattaaatacttTATATCAGAAGAGaaccttcaaaaaataaatttcatccaCTATATAGTGGATTCCTGAATGTCACCAAGAGGACCATTTCCCACATAACAATATTTTCACAGCATCTTTCACATCTCTGTTTCTCAGACTGTATATGAGAGGGTTCAGCATTGGTGTTATAAGTGTGTAGAACACAGCTACAATCTTGCTTTGCTCTGGTGAGGAGGTGGCCCCAGGTTCAGCATAAATGAAAAAGACAGTTCCATACAATAAACACACCACTGCTATATGGGAACCACAAGTGGAGAAAGTCTTTTGCCTGCCCTGGGTGGAGGGAATCTTTAGGACAGTGGAGAGGATATATCCATGGGAAACCAGAatgacagtggtggtggtgatgatgatgagagCAGACAGAATAAACAGCACAATCTCATTCACAAAGGTGTCAACACAGGAGATCTTGTTCAAGACTGAgacatcacagaaaaagtggtCAGGTTGGTTTTCTCGACAAAAATGCAAACCGAGGGTGAAACCTGTATGCACTACAGAGTTGATGAATCCAAAGATATAAGATCCAGTTACCAACTGAGCACAGACTTTGTGGGACATTTGCACAGGGTAAAGGAGAGGAGAGCAAATGGCTGAGAACAGATCAAATGCCATCACAGACAAAAGAAAGCATTCACTTGTAACAAacaaggcaaagaagaaaaactgagcCAAACAGCTATTGtaggatattttcttttcattattcaagAAGTTGGCTAACATTTTTGGAGCGATGACTGTGGAATAGCAGAGATCTAAATAGGACaaatttctaaggaagaaatgcaTAGGCATTTGCAGCCTAGAGTCCATCTTAATGACAATTATCATAGTGACATTCCCCATTATAATAACCATGTAGATTATCAAGAACACCAAGAATAAAAGGATCTGTAGTTTTGGAACAGTTCTAAATCCCAGCAGAATGAACTCGGTCACCTCTGAGTAATTCCTATTCAGCCCTCTCCTCATAGCTGCTGTGTATGTAGAACTGGAGGGATGGAAaaattgaatgaaatgagttattAGAACATGTTTTAGTAAAAACATTGGTGAACCAGCATGGAAGAAAATTTATTGAGTTTATGTTATGGTTTCCAATATCgtataaactaaactaaaaaaatatgttaccatttaaaaaatactttctagTCACACATTCAAACTAATTGGTAAGCCTTCTCAGTTATGCACATCTTCAAGTAATGCAGACAGAGCCTCTAAGTGTGCTTTGAGGAAATGCAGATTCTGCAATCAgatgaagactttttaaaattttcatcatcAGTCTACTGCCACTATGTATTGGTTCACTTAGTGGAAGATGTTTCCTACAGACATTATAATCTACTTCAGAAAATACAATCAATCGAAAGTATATAATACTATATACTTTagaattctagaattaaaataGAGTTCAACTGATTGTCTTATTTTAAtggttatttacattttttatttattctagaaaaatagcataaacattatttctgtgtCTCCTACATGAGCAGGAAGACTTCACATTGTGACAAAACATTCATATCTCCCTCACATcatcaattttccatttttgttcttccttatCTTGTTATAAATTCTTACTGGCATAATTTATCTAGTAAAAGTAGTAATGGATTTTTGTTTATATTCCCTGAagtcaaggaaataaaaagttccttccatccttcctttgctctttctctttttccctactTCTCACCACTTTCTTCCTTAATCCTCTCACACTTTTGGAACATAATCATGCAagtagacattttaaaaaatattggccAGTGATGTTTTTGTTCTGAGAATAAAATCTACTTATGAATGCAAagatatgtgcatatataaaatagaagGCAAACAGAACAATGCAAAGGTagctacaaaagaaaaagtaaaggaacAAATTCATATTTGAGTAAACTTTGATTATATTTGGTTAGACTTATGCTGTTATGAATAGAAAATATTCTTAAGTAAAATACAGTGGAGTTATAAAGAATGGAAGAGAATTTGTTCTCATTGTATCATTTAGGAAACACATTAGATTAAAGTGACAATTATAGTAATGAGAGTGAAGATCACACTTGCTTACTATTGAATAATCTATCATACAATTGAAAAGGCAATGCGTAAATAATAAATTGTATTATTCATAGTACATACTATTATTTATGTACTATTTAAGTGCCTTTTGTAACTGTGTAACTATATAAATTTGTAATTAGGTATGTTTATGTACAGGGTATGTAATTATGGTGAATACATTAAATTATAAtcttataattataaaatggCTCTTCTATAATTTGTATTGTTGTCATTGCTTTGGTTTCactgattttcatatatttagtCAGGTTGGAACTTGGACTTATTCTAGAATCAGGCTGATATAGGTACAGTAGCCAACTCCTTAAAACGAATATAAAGGGAGATATTAACTGATTAATATTAGAGGCAGAGGAATGGTCAAAACCACCTTTGGAAGTGCCTAATAATTAAAAActacatgttttctttaaattcataTGTTACATCAATAAATTCCTGGTTTTAACAGAAACAAAGTTAAGAAATGTAGTAAATGCTATCTAAACGAAAGTAGTGCAAAGTTAAAAATTTGAAACAAGTTATTCGCAGGAGTGATTATTATTTCTCATCTTAGTTAACACTATACTACATGTGAATTCAATTCATTCATGAAAAGACAAAcatgagaagaaagaaacaaaccttTATTGGGAAGTTTTTCCACAACAGATTTCATTTGCTCACTTCTCAAATGATTCAAATTTGCTAATATGAACAAATACCAGTGGAATTATTAATATTAGGTTTACTCTAATTTTGTTTCCTGtagtattttattgatttaactAACAAACAGACCTGTGATGAATCCTGAAAGAAATTCTCTCATGGGGAGGAAAACCAAAGAGGTGGGCATTCCCTCTACAAAGTAAGGTATTCACTGGGGATTAAACATCTCTTTCATCAGTAAGATACTTTGTCATAATCCTAAAGGAAAagtaagcagagaaaaaaatattaatttgtagATTTATCAAACCTTTGGAACATTGAAAAGGATCTCTGGAGGACAACAAAATGAACATTGTACACAgaacaaagtaataaaaaagacCCTGTTGTATGAGAAGTACTTGgttctgcttttgttttcctaattttcatAGAATGATATTCAATAATTTAATTTGAATGAATTATAGCCCTTACATTTTGGGACTGATTTCTTACCTCTACTATAAGCATATTGTTCTGATACTAGTCAGAGGAAAATGAATACAGAGAATAACTAACAGTTAATGGAAGCActagaataaaaaaatgatacaTATTGAACTAGCACAGAGGATAGCAAGGTGGGCAGACATGCTGCCATCTTTGAATTAAGGTACAGGAAGAAGTGGTGTTTAAAAGACTCCAGAAACCTGGGAGTTTCTGTAAGAGTGAGAATCACAGAGAGGTTTGTTCCCCAAGAGCATAttcaaagggaaagaaatatCAATTCTTCATAACTCATTAACTCTTAAGATTTGGTGCTTTATAATACAAAAGCAGCCATGAACAATACAAAATTAGTAAGTGCATAGGCTGCAGTGTGTTGCCTTTTATTTAAGATACATAAAAACTCTACAAGTAGTATTCTGAGATGGGCTTAGTCTTATAGAAAAAATTCCAAGTCTTTCCAAAATCATGTTCTGTGGATTAATAGACTTTTGAAATTTTACTTATGTTGGCTCCCAATTAGTAAGGGAATAGTTTAATATCTCTTGTGTAGATAGAATCTTAAAACTGCAGAATGTGTAGGAACACTTAACAAATACTGAGTTTTCAGGGAAGAAATACAGAGCCAGATGGTAGaatttctgaataaaaataactgaacatccttcaaatatttacaaatagaatgtttttcagtttttcagataCCATAAATTCACAGTTATATGGCAATATGTTGCTAtacaaaatttcttatttcctttgacAAGTGATTAAAAACTCTgttgccaaaaataataaataatattactgtTAGATCCTAATAATGACATCTAAATGCTAAATCAGTGTGAAATCCATGTTATTACCTAATTTTACTACTTTCAATACCTgatgatatatttgaaaactttttttaataattcaaaGGGATGATTTGGTAAATTAATTGGTAGTATTTTTAGTGGTAACTCTAGGCATAAGTAAATATTCTCACATTTTCATGGACCATTTTATTTGATAGTGCATTGCTTATTTCCTGTTAACTCTAGAGATCTAACACTCATTTAGGTGTACTGATCACATTGCTACTGTCTTGAAGCTACAGTTGTCCAATGTATGTATCTAAATTATAAAATCCAAACCACAGTTTTTGTCATTAGTCATGAGCACTTTAAAAATTGAgagaacatttttatatttattcagcaTTTAACAAATTTCAGTGATCTTCAAAATATTCTTTGAGATCCTAATTTAttctaataatattttctttttgcttcaaattttttcatttctgacagTGGAAATTTGGTATGCTACATTGTCCTGATTTTCTTGTATCAGAAATGTTCTTTGTTCTTGCCTCATCCTCAAGTTTATTTTCCTGAATATAATTCTATGCACTTTAAAAGTTGTTCCATTGTCTTCTGTTCTCCATGTTTCTGAGGAGAAGTCCACAGTTATTAGAATTGTTCTTTAATGTGCAATATGATATTTTTCTGTACTATTTTTTAAACCATCGAACCATGGAAGATCTCATCAATTTCTATTGTATTTCAAAAAATCAATTACAGAGAAGCTGTAAATTATGCAAAACCCTGAAAATAATGTTCACTCAAAACTTTGCTCCAGTTTCAATACATTTTTCCTTTGACACCCAGAGCACCATACTATCAGGTTAAAGTTTTGGGTGTacactttgaaagaaaaatggtcCTGGACATTCGCAAAATctgaccaaaaaaattaaaaatacagttgtTAATGATATACTTTACAATATACATTACAATAAATTGGAAATGCAAAGAAGTACGACTTCAAAAGTTCATAACTCTCCAATAAAGGAGTCCAAATATACTGAGATGTCTGAAAAGCCAAAGAATTCAgaagtctactttttaaaatgatcaatgacatCAAAAAGGATTCAAACAAATAGATCAATGATATAATTCAAGTCAAGACCTGGATGAAAATGTCAGGAACATGGGGGAGAATCAGCAAGGATTTTGAGATcctggaaaaaaatgcaaatgttgaaaataaaaactcaataaatcaaattaaaaaaaaagtggaaagcaTCACCTTTAGACTagataaagtagaagaaagaatatcagtgaTGGAAGACAAGGTCAAGATAATCCTATATTCAGaacacaataaagaaaagataaaaaacaaatatgaacaCAACTTTCAAGAATTCTAAGACatgttgtgtccttgtccgggTTTGGGATGAgcgtaatactgtcttcatagaatgagttgggcagtgttccttccctttgtatttcatggaaaagtttagttctttaaaagatctggtagaattcaggagtgaatccatcaggtcctggccttTCTTTTTTAGGACACTCTTTATTTCTGCTGTATtccattgcatgttatagatctatttagatgattaatatcctcttgactcaattttggatgttcatatgattctagaaatttgtccatttcttctagattttccaatttatttgaa from Castor canadensis chromosome 8, mCasCan1.hap1v2, whole genome shotgun sequence carries:
- the LOC141425938 gene encoding olfactory receptor 9S13-like, with the translated sequence MRRGLNRNYSEVTEFILLGFRTVPKLQILLFLVFLIIYMVIIMGNVTMIIVIKMDSRLQMPMHFFLRNLSYLDLCYSTVIAPKMLANFLNNEKKISYNSCLAQFFFFALFVTSECFLLSVMAFDLFSAICSPLLYPVQMSHKVCAQLVTGSYIFGFINSVVHTGFTLGLHFCRENQPDHFFCDVSVLNKISCVDTFVNEIVLFILSALIIITTTTVILVSHGYILSTVLKIPSTQGRQKTFSTCGSHIAVVCLLYGTVFFIYAEPGATSSPEQSKIVAVFYTLITPMLNPLIYSLRNRDVKDAVKILLCGKWSSW